A window of the Cystobacter fuscus genome harbors these coding sequences:
- a CDS encoding ATP-binding cassette domain-containing protein produces MNESLSGPWQTRDALSTRRHDNTLATAHSSLAHYVHRLRQAHARGGIRAIEQVMREGRLPRALVEPYALLQPGRYTRTLVYRDEDMEVLVLGWGRGSRAPVHGHDGQDCCLMTVAGELEVEDYRLVAGGKAPGYALVERVGPRRTLLPGALDSRDALQDLHAVRPGARSGQAISLHVYCRPIDACLVYDPLHSHCELRQLRYDRAMSLADPASSRTSPSQAVQPTPGPLSRLWRTLFRGMRQVKETVKETLVPARVGEDSAKIAVKGMQHRYGNKVVALQDVNLNIRSGEFVCLLGPSGCGKSTLLYALAGHIRPTGGHVRLDGKEIQGPGPDRLLMFQEAALFPWLTVRQNLEFVLAARGLSKAERSERAQRFIRYVQLEGFENTLPHELSGGMRMRTALARALAVNSQVMLMDEPFGSLDAQTRQHMHELLQRVWMETHKTIVFVTHDVTEALMLANRVVVMAPRPGRILQDLEVRLPMPRGPDDPALVELARRIRVMLKASESMNGPGAPGERGVHHEGVAPGTKADGPRGVVGSVGAAGPRRTLAAPPLPGPEGGR; encoded by the coding sequence ATGAACGAAAGCCTCAGCGGTCCGTGGCAGACCCGGGACGCGCTCTCGACCAGACGGCACGACAACACCCTCGCCACCGCGCATTCATCCCTCGCGCACTACGTCCACCGGCTTCGGCAGGCCCACGCCCGGGGAGGCATCCGGGCCATCGAGCAGGTGATGCGCGAGGGCCGCCTGCCGCGCGCCCTGGTGGAGCCCTATGCCCTGCTGCAACCGGGCCGCTACACGCGCACGCTCGTGTACCGGGACGAGGACATGGAGGTGCTCGTGCTCGGGTGGGGCCGCGGTTCGCGTGCGCCCGTGCATGGGCATGACGGCCAGGACTGCTGCCTGATGACGGTGGCCGGCGAGCTGGAGGTAGAGGACTACCGGCTCGTGGCGGGAGGCAAGGCGCCGGGCTACGCCCTCGTCGAGCGCGTGGGTCCACGCCGGACCCTGCTGCCCGGGGCCCTGGACTCCCGTGACGCCCTCCAGGATCTGCACGCGGTGCGCCCGGGCGCGCGCAGCGGCCAGGCCATCTCGCTGCACGTCTACTGCCGTCCCATCGATGCGTGCCTCGTCTATGACCCCCTCCACTCCCACTGTGAACTGCGCCAGTTGCGCTACGACCGCGCCATGAGCCTCGCCGACCCGGCCTCCTCGCGTACGTCTCCCTCCCAGGCGGTCCAGCCCACCCCAGGACCCCTCTCCCGCCTGTGGCGCACCCTGTTCCGGGGCATGCGCCAGGTGAAGGAGACCGTGAAGGAAACCCTGGTCCCCGCCCGCGTGGGCGAGGACTCGGCGAAGATCGCCGTCAAGGGCATGCAGCACCGCTATGGCAACAAGGTGGTGGCGCTCCAGGACGTCAATCTCAACATCCGCTCGGGCGAGTTCGTCTGCCTCCTGGGCCCCTCGGGCTGCGGCAAGTCCACCCTGCTGTACGCGCTGGCGGGCCACATCCGCCCCACCGGCGGCCACGTGCGCCTGGATGGCAAGGAAATCCAGGGCCCCGGACCGGACCGCCTGCTGATGTTCCAGGAGGCGGCGCTCTTCCCGTGGCTCACGGTGCGGCAGAACCTGGAGTTCGTGCTCGCCGCCCGGGGCCTGTCCAAGGCCGAGCGCTCCGAGCGCGCCCAGCGCTTCATCCGCTATGTCCAGCTCGAGGGCTTCGAGAACACCCTGCCCCATGAGCTGTCGGGCGGAATGAGGATGCGCACGGCGCTCGCCCGGGCGCTGGCGGTCAACTCGCAGGTGATGCTGATGGACGAGCCCTTCGGCTCGTTGGACGCGCAGACGCGCCAGCACATGCACGAGCTGCTGCAGCGCGTGTGGATGGAGACGCACAAGACGATCGTCTTCGTCACGCACGACGTCACCGAGGCACTGATGCTGGCCAACCGGGTGGTGGTGATGGCGCCCCGGCCGGGACGCATCCTCCAGGACCTGGAGGTGCGGCTGCCCATGCCCCGGGGCCCGGACGATCCCGCCCTGGTGGAGCTGGCGCGGCGCATCCGCGTGATGCTCAAGGCGAGCGAGTCCATGAATGGCCCGGGCGCTCCGGGAGAACGGGGAGTGCACCATGAAGGCGTGGCACCTGGGACAAAAGCTGATGGTCCTCGTGGGGTTGTTGGGAGCGTGGGCGCTGCTGGCCCACGTCGGACCCTGGCCGCACCACCTCTTCCCGGGCCCGAGGGCGGTCGCTGA